CGGCCAACGACATAAAGAGATATTGCAGCTTCTTCATCGTGTTACTCCTGCCTCCGTGGATACGCCGCCAGTGGGTGGTTGATGCTCACCGTGCTGGCACCCTCACGCTATGCGGCGTTGTTGCACACTGCGAGAGGAGGCCCCAACGCAGCGAAACTTGGTAGCCAAGGTTGGTAGCCCAATGCTTTAGCTTTGGTCTCCTTGGGTGATGCGAAGCATCAATGATCGTGCGCCGTTGCCAGCGAGAGATAAATCGCCGCCAATAAAAAGAACACGTAAGCCTGCACCACAGCCACGCCAAGGTGCAGCCCCAGGAAGATCAGCGGAATTCCAACCGGAACCAGCGAGAAGAAGGCAATCGTCACCAGGTCTCCCGCAAACATATTCGCGTAGAGACGAACCGTCAGCGAGAGAACGCGAGCGAGGTGCGAGATGATCTCAATCGGCAGCAGCAGCGGGTACAACCACCACACCGGCCCCAGAAACTGCTTGATGTACGCCCAGCCGTTCTCGCGAATGCCATGGTAGTGGTAGTAGATGAACGTGACCAGCGCGAAGCCCAGCGGAACCACGGCATAGGCCGTAGGCGACTTCAGCCCCGGAATAATACCCATCAGGTTGGCCAGCAGAATGAACAGCCCCAGAGACGTCAGGTAGCTCGTGAAACGCTCCGACCCGTGGCCGATGATCTGCTCGCCCTGCTGGGAGACAAACTCATGGGTCATCTCTGCCAGATGCTGCGCGCCGGCTGGCTTCTCAACGCTCAACGTCATCCGTACGAGGATGAAGTAGGCAATCAGAACGAAAAACACCAGCAGTTCCATCGCGAACGAGTCCGTAATTGGATAAGCCGGATACTTCGGATGCACATGCACGGCCTGCAGCAGTGAGGTCGTAAACGCACCGAAGTGCTGATTCAAAAATTGGGTGAAGAGTGTCTGTGTCGGCATATAAATAAAACTTCTGTCCCATCAAATCCGCGAACGCCCGGCCTAAACCGTCCACGCCTTCATCAGCCTCAAACCCTCGACTGTCAGTGCAAACACACCCAAAGCGAGGCCTGCGGCAAGCGCGTAGACCGAACCATTCAGAATCTTAAGGCTAACATAAAGCAGCACTACCGTCAGCCCCAGCCGCAGGAAGAAACCGAACAAAATCAGCCCCATCGGCTTCGCCTTTCCTCCGCCATCCATGCGGACCATCACTGCCGTCATCAGCCGCAGCCACTCGAACAGCCCCGACCCCGAGATCAGCGCCCCCACCATCAGCAAAACCGCAGACTGCCACCCCATCTTCCACCACACCAGCGGCGCCGCAACCAAGGTAATCACCACCAGCAGCCGCAACGCGCTCAAAATCGTCCGTTTGAAGTCCGCGTCGCTGAAGCTATCCATCGTCTTCACAAGATCACCCTCACCTGCGCTCTTATCCACGCTTGATATACCGCGACGCCGTCCGAAAGATCTGTACGAATCCCGCCGCCGCCCCAATTAGTATCCCTACAATCGCGATCCAGCCCTGATGAAAGTGCCGATCCAGCCAACTCCCCCCCAGCCACCCGATCAAGCACCCAGCCGGCAGTGCGATAGCCAACTGGATCATCGACTCAGCCTTCACCAACTCGCCGAGCGCACCCTTCCCGCCGCCACCCGCATCGTTACCGCCGTTCCCTGCTCCATCATCCGCCATAGCAGGACTATTACACCACGCACAGCACCCACTGACACACCGAAGTATCCTTCGCAGCCCTCATGCCTCGCTATACTGGGGTGTCAGTAACATCCAGCCAAAGGAATCCCTGTGTACGAGTCGGAGTTCGAAAAAAATCTTTACCAGCAGCGCCGCGACAAGCTGCAGCAGATCGCCGCCCTGGGTCAGCTCGAAGGCCTCAGCCTCGCGGAGGCGACCTATCCCAATCACTACGCCGCCAGCCACACCATCCCCGAGATCCGCGCCGCCTACGACTCCCTCACCGCCGAGCAGTTCGATGTTGACCCCATCCTCGTCAGCATTGCTGGCCGCATCATGGCCATCCGCGTCCAGGGCAAGGCCGGCTTCGCGCAGCTGCAACAAGGTGGCCAGCGCTTCCAGATCTACGTCCGCAAAGACGACGTCGGCGAAAACACCTTCGCCCTCTACAAACTCCTCGACCTCGGCGACCACATCGGCGTCCGCGGCCATCTCTTCCGCACCCGCACCGGCGAGCTCACAGTCCACGTCGGAAGCTTCGACAATCTACCCGCCCTGACCTTTCTCACCAAGGCCATGCTCGCCCTCCCTGACAAGTACCACGGCCTCGAAGACACCGAGCTTCGCTACCGCCAGCGCTACGTCGACCTCTTCATGAACACAGGCGCCACCAAACACGCCACCCCGGAAGAATCGCGAAATGACGGAGCGCAAAGCGAACCACTAGAACCCGAAACTCCAAACGTTCGCGAGGTCTTCGTCAAGCGCGCCGCGATCCTCCGCGCTATCCGCAAGTTCTTCGACCGTCGCAGCTACCTCGAAGTCGAAACCCCGATGATGCATCAGGTAGCCGGAGGCGCAGCCGCACAGCCCTTCACCACGCATCACAACGCGCTCGACCTCGACCTGTTCCTCCGCATCGCGCCCGAGCTCTATCTCAAGCGGCTCGTCGTAGGCGGCCTCGACCGCGTCTACGAGATCAATCGCAACTTCCGCAACGAGGGCATCAGCACCCGCCACAACCCCGAGTTCACCATGCTCGAGTTCTACCAGGCCTACGCGAACTATCACGACCTGATGACCCTCAGCGAAGAGCTCATCATCTGCGTCGCGAAAGAAGTCAACGGCACCACTATCACCCACTTCAATGGCCACGAGATCGATCTCGGCAGATGGACCCGGCTCTCCATGCGCGAGGCCATCATCAAGTGGTGGCCGCCGAACGCGCCTATTCAACCAACCGTAGAAGATTTTTCTTCCGAGGAAAAGTTCAGGGCGCTCATCAACGAGGGTGAAAAGTTCGCCGACCCGGAGAAGTCCTCCTTCGATCGCGCCCTCAATCGTCTCGGTGCAGACTGCCACTTCGTTCGCGAGTTCGTCCTCGATAAAGGCGCACCGTACGGCAAAGCCATCTCCGATCTCTTCGAGCTGAGAGCCGAGGCCCTGCGAGGCGGAGAGATGGGCATCGAAGAACCCCTCATCCAGCCCACCATCATCTACGACTTCCCTCTGGCCGTCAGCCCCCTCTCGAAGATCAAGCCCGACGAGCCCGACTGGGTCGAGCGCTTCGAGTTCTACATCGGCGGCTTCGAAGTCGGCAACGCCTTCTCCGAACTCAACGACCCCGACGACCAGCGCACCCGCTTCGAGCAGCAGATGGCCGAAAAAGCCCGCGGCGACGACGAAGCCCACCAGATGGACGAGGACTACGTTCGCGCCCTGGGCTACGGTCTCCCCCCCACCGCGGGCGAAGGCATCGGCATCGACCGTCTCACCATGCTCCTCACCAACTCCAAGTCCATCCGCGACGTCATCCTCTTCCCCTTGCTCCGACCCCAGGTGAAGCAGGCTGACGCAGCCGACGCCAAGCATGGAGAGTCCGCCGAATAGCGCACAAGCGGCGACGCCAACCCCGTCGCCGCGCCCCAAACGCGTTATCCTTACTCTGTGGCCACCTCCGCGACAACCGATGCAGTCCTCGCGCCCGCGAAGCCCCATTCGCTGCTCGCCGACTACGCCACCCTCTTCAAGCTCCGCGTCTCCACCATGGTCATCATCACCGCCGGAGCAGGCTTCTACCTGGGCAGCCTTCAAAGCGGCATCAGCCCCTTCCACGCCGGTCTCCTCCAGGCTCTCGCGGGAATCGCCGTCGTCACCTGCGGCAGCAGCGCGCTCAACCAGGCCCTGGAACGCAAGACCGACTCGCTTATGCGCCGCACCGCCTCACGCCCCATGGCAGCCGGCCGAATCTCTCTCACGCACGGCCTCATCCTGGGCTTCGCGGCCATCTTTCTGGGCTCTCTCTACCTCGCCTACACCACCAACCTCCTCACCGGAACCCTGACTCTTCTCACAGCGATAGGCTACGTCGCCATCTACACCCCGCTCAAGCGCGTCACCACCATCAACACTTTCATCGGCGCATTCCCCGGAGCACTGCCGCCCCTCATCGGCTGGACTGCCGCACGCGGCATCATCGAGTGGCCCGGCGTAGCTCTCTTCGCCATCCTCTTCGTCTGGCAGTTCCCTCACTTCATGGCCATCGGCTGGATGTACCGCGAAGACTACGCCCGCGCCGGCATCCGCCTCACGCCCAACCTGCCCAACACCCAGTACGCCGCGCAGAGCACGGTCATTCAGGCGCTCTTCTACGCGGTCCTCATGATCCCCGTCAGCCTGTGGCCCGCAATGTTACACACCACCGGCTACTTCTATGCGGCAGCAGCGACGATCCTCGGCACAGGCTACCTCTGGTACACCATCCGCTTCGCGCGCATCCTCCGCAATCCCGACTCCGACTCCTCGCGCCTCGTAGCCCGCGACCTGCTCCGCGCCTCAGTGATCTATCTCCCACTACTCTTAGCCGCAATGATGCTCGACGCCAAAGGACGCCTGCTCTTCTAGACCCATGCCCTCATCGACACAACAAGTCAATCCGGAATACCGCA
The Edaphobacter lichenicola genome window above contains:
- the atpB gene encoding F0F1 ATP synthase subunit A, whose protein sequence is MPTQTLFTQFLNQHFGAFTTSLLQAVHVHPKYPAYPITDSFAMELLVFFVLIAYFILVRMTLSVEKPAGAQHLAEMTHEFVSQQGEQIIGHGSERFTSYLTSLGLFILLANLMGIIPGLKSPTAYAVVPLGFALVTFIYYHYHGIRENGWAYIKQFLGPVWWLYPLLLPIEIISHLARVLSLTVRLYANMFAGDLVTIAFFSLVPVGIPLIFLGLHLGVAVVQAYVFFLLAAIYLSLATAHDH
- a CDS encoding AtpZ/AtpI family protein, encoding MADDGAGNGGNDAGGGGKGALGELVKAESMIQLAIALPAGCLIGWLGGSWLDRHFHQGWIAIVGILIGAAAGFVQIFRTASRYIKRG
- a CDS encoding lysine--tRNA ligase — encoded protein: MYESEFEKNLYQQRRDKLQQIAALGQLEGLSLAEATYPNHYAASHTIPEIRAAYDSLTAEQFDVDPILVSIAGRIMAIRVQGKAGFAQLQQGGQRFQIYVRKDDVGENTFALYKLLDLGDHIGVRGHLFRTRTGELTVHVGSFDNLPALTFLTKAMLALPDKYHGLEDTELRYRQRYVDLFMNTGATKHATPEESRNDGAQSEPLEPETPNVREVFVKRAAILRAIRKFFDRRSYLEVETPMMHQVAGGAAAQPFTTHHNALDLDLFLRIAPELYLKRLVVGGLDRVYEINRNFRNEGISTRHNPEFTMLEFYQAYANYHDLMTLSEELIICVAKEVNGTTITHFNGHEIDLGRWTRLSMREAIIKWWPPNAPIQPTVEDFSSEEKFRALINEGEKFADPEKSSFDRALNRLGADCHFVREFVLDKGAPYGKAISDLFELRAEALRGGEMGIEEPLIQPTIIYDFPLAVSPLSKIKPDEPDWVERFEFYIGGFEVGNAFSELNDPDDQRTRFEQQMAEKARGDDEAHQMDEDYVRALGYGLPPTAGEGIGIDRLTMLLTNSKSIRDVILFPLLRPQVKQADAADAKHGESAE
- the cyoE gene encoding heme o synthase, with translation MATSATTDAVLAPAKPHSLLADYATLFKLRVSTMVIITAGAGFYLGSLQSGISPFHAGLLQALAGIAVVTCGSSALNQALERKTDSLMRRTASRPMAAGRISLTHGLILGFAAIFLGSLYLAYTTNLLTGTLTLLTAIGYVAIYTPLKRVTTINTFIGAFPGALPPLIGWTAARGIIEWPGVALFAILFVWQFPHFMAIGWMYREDYARAGIRLTPNLPNTQYAAQSTVIQALFYAVLMIPVSLWPAMLHTTGYFYAAAATILGTGYLWYTIRFARILRNPDSDSSRLVARDLLRASVIYLPLLLAAMMLDAKGRLLF